One segment of Panicum virgatum strain AP13 chromosome 3K, P.virgatum_v5, whole genome shotgun sequence DNA contains the following:
- the LOC120697763 gene encoding probable 2-oxoglutarate-dependent dioxygenase AOP1.2 isoform X2, translating to MGTDATQLPKIDFSGVDPSAPGTGTWSAVRAQVMDALATFGCFDAEYSALTPEQRAALFDGAARPLFALPVDTKRRNYYGADKPYHGYLGGLQGYDGYESLAIIDGNKPEPVRDFAGLMWPDGGSNDGFCNAVHGVAARIFELEAAVRRMVMEGLGVAKYHDALSASTWHLFRMSEYQAPSAAEKTVRFGSHQDTNLLSVVCQHEVEGLETQTRDGQWVLVRPSPTSLVVMVGNALRD from the exons ATGGGCACCGACGCGACGCAGCTCCCAAAGATCGACTTCTCCGGCGTGGACCCGTCGGCGCCGGGCACCGGGACCTGGTCGGCGGTGCGCGCCCAGGTGATGGACGCGCTGGCCACGTTCGGCTGCTTCGACGCGGAGTACTCGGCCCTGACGCCGGAGCAACGCGCCGCGCTCTTCGACGGCGCCGCGAGGCCGCTCTTCGCACTGCCCGTCGACACCAAGCGCCGCAACTACTACGGCGCCGACAAGCCCTACCACGGCTACCTCGGCGGCCTCCAGGGCTACGACGGCTACGAGAGCCTCGCCATCATCGACGGCAACAAACCCGAGCCCGTCCGCGACTTCGCCGGCCTCATGTGGCCCGACGGCGGCAGCAACGACGGCTTCTG CAATGCCGTCCATGGCGTGGCGGCGCGGATCTTTGAGCTGGAAGCGGCGGTGCGGAGGATGGTGATGGAAGGGCTCGGGGTGGCCAAGTACCACGACGCGCTGAGCGCGTCGACGTGGCACCTGTTCCGGATGTCGGAGTACCAGGCGCCCAGCGCCGCGGAGAAGACGGTCAGGTTCGGGTCGCATCAAGACACCAATCTGCTCAGCGTCGTGTGCCAGCACGAGGTGGAGGGGCTGGAGACGCAGACGAGGGACGGGCAGTGGGTCCTCGTCAGGCCATCGCCGACGTCGCTCGTCGTCATGGTCGGCAACGCGCTCCGG
- the LOC120697762 gene encoding probable 2-oxoglutarate-dependent dioxygenase AOP1.2 isoform X2 — MGTDATQLPKIDFSGVDPSAPGTGTWSAVRAQVMDALATFGCFDAEYSALTPEQRAALFDGAARPLFALPVDTKRRNYYGADKPFHGYLGGLQGYDGYESLAIIDGNKPEPVRDFAGLMWPDGGSNDGFCNAVHGVAARIFELEAAVRRMVMEGLGVAKYHDALSASTWHLFRMSEYQAPSAAEKTVRFGSHQDTNLLSVVCQHEVEGLEMQTRDGQWVLVKPSSTSLVVIVGQALRVERFSRCGPSLISLSQHQ, encoded by the exons ATGGGCACCGACGCGACGCAGCTCCCAAAGATCGACTTCTCCGGCGTGGACCCGTCGGCGCCGGGCACCGGGACCTGGTCGGCGGTGCGCGCCCAGGTGATGGACGCGCTGGCCACGTTCGGCTGCTTCGACGCGGAGTACTCGGCCCTGACGCCGGAGCAACGCGCCGCGCTCTTCGACGGCGCCGCGAGGCCGCTCTTCGCGCTGCCCGTCGACACCAAGCGCCGCAACTACTACGGCGCCGACAAGCCCTTCCACGGCTACCTCGGCGGCCTCCAGGGCTACGACGGCTACGAGAGCCTCGCCATCATCGACGGCAACAAACCCGAGCCCGTCCGCGACTTCGCCGGCCTCATGTGGCCCGACGGCGGCAGCAACGACGGCTTCTG CAATGCCGTCCATGGCGTGGCGGCGCGGATCTTTGAGCTGGAAGCGGCGGTGCGGAGGATGGTGATGGAAGGGCTCGGGGTGGCCAAGTACCACGACGCGCTGAGCGCGTCGACGTGGCACCTGTTCCGGATGTCGGAGTACCAGGCGCCCAGCGCCGCGGAGAAGACGGTCAGGTTCGGGTCGCATCAAGACACCAATCTGCTCAGCGTCGTGTGCCAGCACGAGGTGGAGGGGCTGGAGATGCAGACGAGGGACGGGCAGTGGGTCCTCGTCAAGCCATCGTCGACGTCGCTCGTTGTCATAGTCGGCCAGGCACTCCGG GTAGAACGTTTCAGCAGATGTGGCCCATCGCTTATTTCCCTTTCACAACATCAATAG
- the LOC120697762 gene encoding probable 2-oxoglutarate-dependent dioxygenase AOP1 isoform X1 yields MGTDATQLPKIDFSGVDPSAPGTGTWSAVRAQVMDALATFGCFDAEYSALTPEQRAALFDGAARPLFALPVDTKRRNYYGADKPFHGYLGGLQGYDGYESLAIIDGNKPEPVRDFAGLMWPDGGSNDGFCNAVHGVAARIFELEAAVRRMVMEGLGVAKYHDALSASTWHLFRMSEYQAPSAAEKTVRFGSHQDTNLLSVVCQHEVEGLEMQTRDGQWVLVKPSSTSLVVIVGQALRAWTNDRLHAPFHRISVAGDVTRYSAILFSVPNFMIQAPDELVDDEHPPRFKPHDNMDYIRYCVSEEGARQEDKLKAFCGV; encoded by the exons ATGGGCACCGACGCGACGCAGCTCCCAAAGATCGACTTCTCCGGCGTGGACCCGTCGGCGCCGGGCACCGGGACCTGGTCGGCGGTGCGCGCCCAGGTGATGGACGCGCTGGCCACGTTCGGCTGCTTCGACGCGGAGTACTCGGCCCTGACGCCGGAGCAACGCGCCGCGCTCTTCGACGGCGCCGCGAGGCCGCTCTTCGCGCTGCCCGTCGACACCAAGCGCCGCAACTACTACGGCGCCGACAAGCCCTTCCACGGCTACCTCGGCGGCCTCCAGGGCTACGACGGCTACGAGAGCCTCGCCATCATCGACGGCAACAAACCCGAGCCCGTCCGCGACTTCGCCGGCCTCATGTGGCCCGACGGCGGCAGCAACGACGGCTTCTG CAATGCCGTCCATGGCGTGGCGGCGCGGATCTTTGAGCTGGAAGCGGCGGTGCGGAGGATGGTGATGGAAGGGCTCGGGGTGGCCAAGTACCACGACGCGCTGAGCGCGTCGACGTGGCACCTGTTCCGGATGTCGGAGTACCAGGCGCCCAGCGCCGCGGAGAAGACGGTCAGGTTCGGGTCGCATCAAGACACCAATCTGCTCAGCGTCGTGTGCCAGCACGAGGTGGAGGGGCTGGAGATGCAGACGAGGGACGGGCAGTGGGTCCTCGTCAAGCCATCGTCGACGTCGCTCGTTGTCATAGTCGGCCAGGCACTCCGG GCATGGACAAACGACCGCTTGCACGCACCATTTCACCGGATTTCCGTCGCTGGGGATGTCACCAGGTACTCTGCCATACTGTTCTCCGTCCCGAATTTCATGATTCAGGCGCCAGATGAGCTTGTGGACGACGAGCACCCTCCCCGTTTCAAGCCCCATGACAACATGGACTACATCCGCTACTGTGTTTCGGAAGAAGGTGCTCGCCAGGAAGATAAGCTCAAGGCGTTCTGCGGAGTATAG
- the LOC120700630 gene encoding probable 2-oxoglutarate-dependent dioxygenase AOP1.2, with protein sequence MAFGPVTKLGLKYKARLTPSRIAVQVNGGGGALPNEARRPTTTGSKESNPPSAHHHKRHGAQHISSVGTARIGTDAMQLPKIDFSGVDPSAPGTGTWSAVRAKVMDALATFGCFDAEYPALTPEQRAALFDGATRPLFALPVDTKRRNYHGADKPFHGYLGGLQGYDGYESLAIVDGNKPEPVRDFAGLMWPDGGCSDGFCKAVHGVAARIFELEAAVRRMVLEGLGVAKHLFRMSEYQAPSAAEKTVRFGSHQDSNLLSVVCQPGFPFPTGPA encoded by the exons atggcctttgGGCCAGTAACAAAATTGGGCCTAAAATACAAAGCCCGCTTAACTCCCTCTCGAATCGCGGTCCAAGttaacggcggcggcggcgctcttcCGAACGAAGCAAGACGACCAACCACGACGGGAAGCAAAGAAAGCAATCCCCCATCTGCCCATCACCACAAAAGACACGGAGCTCAGCACATCAGCTCAGTTGGGACGGCGAGGATAGGCACCGACGCGATGCAGCTCCCAAAGATCGACTTCTCCGGCGTGGACCCGTCGGCGCCGGGCACCGGGACCTGGTCGGCGGTGCGCGCCAAGGTGATGGACGCGCTGGCCACGTTCGGCTGCTTCGACGCGGAGTACCCGGCTCTGACCCCGGAGCAACGCGCCGCGCTCTTCGACGGCGCCACGAGGCCGCTCTTCGCGCTGCCCGTCGACACCAAGCGCCGCAACTACCACGGCGCCGACAAGCCCTTCCACGGATACCTCGGCGGCCTCCAGGGCTACGACGGCTACGAGAGTCTCGCCATCGTGGATGGCAACAAGCCCGAGCCCGTCCGCGACTTCGCCGGCCTCATGTGGCCCGACGgcggctgcagcgacggcttcTG CAAAGCAGTCCATGGCGTGGCGGCGCGGATCTTTGAGCTGGAGGCGGCAGTGCGGAGGATGGTGCTGGAAGGGCTCGGGGTGGCCAAGCACCTGTTCCGTATGTCGGAGTACCAGGCACCCAGCGCCGCGGAGAAGACGGTCAGGTTCGGGTCGCATCAGGACAGCAATCTGCTCAGCGTCGTGTGCCAGCCAGGGTTTCCAttcccgaccggaccggcctaa